A stretch of the Aegilops tauschii subsp. strangulata cultivar AL8/78 chromosome 4, Aet v6.0, whole genome shotgun sequence genome encodes the following:
- the LOC109756470 gene encoding serine/threonine-protein kinase BSK1-2 → MGCCRSSLRAVTHPHPEKPPGAGAAPARRPSFSASAHRAAPPPAAAAAASGSSSEAGFAEFSLAELRAATGGFAAENIVSESGDKAPNFVYRGRLQQHGQGPRPAIAVKKFGKMAWPDPKQFAEEARGVGRLRHRRLANLIGYCCDGDERLLVAEFMPNDTLAKHVFHWENQTIEWAMRLRVAYHIAEALDYCSNEGRPLYHDLNAYRVLFDENGDPRLSCFGLMKNSRDGKSYSTNLAYTPPEYLRTGRVTPESVIFSFGTVLLDLLSGKRIPPSHALDMMRGNNIQMLMDSHLEGNYSTEEATALVDLASQCLQYEARDRPHTKKLVTILEPLQTKLEVPSYEMLGIPKHEEEVAPPPAPQPPQHPLSPMAEACSRMDLTAIQQILVSTHYRDDAGSNELSFQEWTQQMRDMLEARKRGDLAFRDKDFKTAIECYTQFVDVGTMVSPTVYARRSLCHLMCDQPDAALRDAMQAQCVCPDWPTAFYMQAVALSKLDMQSDAKDMLSEASQLEEKKQKNSR, encoded by the exons ATGGGTTGCTGCCGCTCGTCGCTGCGGGCGGTGACGCACCCGCACCCGGAGAAGCCgccgggggcgggggcggcgccaGCCAGGCGGCCGTCCTTCTCGGCGAGCGCGCACcgggccgcgccgccgccggcggcggcggcggcggcgtcggggtcgTCCTCCGAGGCGGGGTTCGCGGAGTTCTCGCTGGCGGAGCTGCGCGCGGCCACGGGCGGGTTCGCGGCGGAGAACATCGTGTCCGAGAGCGGCGACAAGGCGCCCAACTTCGTCTACAGGGGCCGCCTGCAGCAGCACGGGCAGGGCCCCCGCCCCGCGATCGCCGTCAAGAAGTTTGGCAAGATGGCCTGGCCCGACCCCAAGCAGTTCGCG GAGGAGGCCAGGGGGGTGGGCAGGCTGCGCCACCGCCGGCTGGCCAACCTCATCGGCTACTGCTGCGACGGGGACGAGCGCCTGCTCGTCGCCGAGTTCATGCCCAACGACACCCTCGCCAAGCACGTCTTCCACT GGGAAAACCAGACTATTGAATGGGCTATGCGTCTAAGAGTCGCGTACCACATTGCTGAAGCGCTGGACTACTGCAGCAACGAGGGTAGACCCTTATATCATGACCTAAATGCATATAGGGTCCTTTTTGATGAG AATGGTGATCCTCGTCTTTCATGCTTTGGTTTGATGAAAAACAGCAGAGACGGGAAAAGTTATAGCACAAACCTTGCATACACACCTCCAGAATATTTGAGAACTG GAAGAGTCACTCCAGAAAGTGTCATATTCAGCTTTGGCACCGTACTACTGGACCTTCTAAGTGGAAAACGCATACCTCCTTCCCAT GCTCTTGACATGATGCGAGGCAACAATATCCAAATGTTGATGGATTCACATCTGGAAGGAAACTACTCAACAGAAGAGGCAACCGCTTTGGTAGATCTTGCCTCCCAGTGTTTGCAGTATGAAGCTAGGGACCGCCCCCATACAAAAAAGCTGGTCACCATACTTGAGCCCTTGCAAACAAAATTAGAG GTACCTTCCTACGAGATGCTTGGCATACCAAAGCATGAGGAAGAAGTAGCTCCACCTCCTGCTCCACAACCACCACAACACCCTCTTTCTCCCATGGCTGAGGCCTGTTCTAGGATGGACCTGACAGCTATCCAGCAGATTCTTGTATCGACGCATTACAGAGACGATGCAGGCAGTAATGAG CTATCATTCCAGGAATGGACGCAGCAGATGAGGGACATGTTGGAAGCCAGGAAACGTGGGGATCTAGCTTTTCGTGACAAAGATTTCAAGACAGCCATAGAATGCTATACACAG TTTGTTGATGTGGGCACAATGGTATCGCCGACGGTGTATGCTAGAAGGAGCTTGTGCCACCTCATGTGCGACCAACCCGATGCCGCCCTCCGGGACGCGATGCAAGCGCAATGCGTGTGCCCTGACTGGCCAACTGCATTCTATATGCAAGCCGTCGCGCTTTCGAAACTAGATATGCAAAGCGACGCCAAGGACATGTTGAGCGAGGCTTCGCAGCTAGAAGAGAAGAAGCAAAAGAACTCGAGATGA